A single Eurosta solidaginis isolate ZX-2024a unplaced genomic scaffold, ASM4086904v1 ctg00001093.1, whole genome shotgun sequence DNA region contains:
- the LOC137235993 gene encoding uncharacterized protein, producing the protein MKMTQQQPNKIRQFDFKENEIIFYDSQIQRENNYSGSSNNNNYLKTNNNTNFPNSNSIDKTCERCKSLEAKIDDLNTKFDNMLDYQKKMMEVQAKQGAQLSVLANKDADLRNLSKLFPIKTIEEMESVNNAINEVNINEYINAIKHLLKNLKSTLRKLSPDLCATKSM; encoded by the exons atgaAAATGACTCAGCAACAACCAAATAAGATAAGACAATTTGACTTCAAAGAGAATGAAATAATATTTT ATGACTCGCAAATTCAACGCGAAAACAACTATAGCGGcagcagcaataacaacaactaccTCAAAACCAATAACAATACCAACTTCCCCAACAGCAATAGCATTGACAAAACTTGTGAAAGGTGCAAATCTTTGGAGGCTAAAATTGACGATTTGAACACCAAATTTGACAACATGCTag attaccaaaaaaaaatgatGGAAGTTCAGGCAAAGCAAGGCGCCCAATTAAGCGTTCTTGCTAATAAGGACGCAGATTTGAGGAATTTGAGCAAACTATTCCCTATAAAAACCATTGAGGAAATGGAAAGCGTCAATAACGCCATAAATGAGGTGAACATCAATGAATAT ATTAACGCAATAAAACACTTATTAAAGAACCTGAAAAGCACTTTGAGGAAATTATCTCCAGATCTATGTGCAACGAAGTCAATGTAG